TTTTGAGAACGGGGATGTCAACCGCCCTTATATCATAGGCTCATTGTGGAATGGACAAGACTTGCCGCCTGAGACCAACAAGGACGGCAAGAATAATATCCGCCTGTTCAAATCCCGCAGCGGGCATGTTCTGCGGTTCGCCGATACCAAGGGGGAAGAGAGCATCACGCTTACCTCCGCCAAGGGTCACGTAATCAGGCTGGATGACAAGGGCGGCGCGGAGCAGATCCGGATTAGCGACAAATCAGGCAAGAACCGGATCATCCTGGATGCCAAGGCCAACAAGGTGTCGGTATCCGCAGGTGCGGATATTGAAATCTCGGCGGGAGGCAAGCTGTCCCTGTCCGCCAAATCCATTGACATGAAATCATCGGCGGGCACCGCCATCGAAGCTTCGGCGGGGATGGAGGTCAAAGCCGCCGCCAGTATGACGATCAAAGGATCTGTGGTCAACATTAATTAGAGAGGGGTGCCCTCTATGGGACAGCCAGCAGCGAAGCAAGGAGACCGGATTCTGGCGACCGATACGCATACCGTGATGCTTCCGGCCGGAGGAGGGCTGGTACCCACCCCGTTGCCGCATCCCTTCACGGGGATTCTGGACGGTGCGCTGAGCACGAACGTCAAGATTATGGGGCAGCCGGCAGCCACTATGGATTCGACGGCTACGAATATGCCGGCCCATGTTCCGCAGGGAGGCCCGTTTCAGAAGCCGCCGACCAATAAGGGGACCATCAGCGCGGGAAGCGCAACGGTATTCATCAACGGGAAAAAGGCTGCCAGAAACGGTGATCCGGCGCTTACATGCAATGATCCGGCCGACCTTCCGGCAGGGAAAGTGTCTGCTGCGGGGACGGTCTTATTAGGAGGTTGAGAGATGGAAGTTGTAGATTTTTTGGGACGGGGCTGGACGTATCCGCCCGCTGTCCAGCGGGGCAGCGTCCGCTCCTCCGGTGGAGAAGACTCCATCCGGGAATCAATCATTCTGATTCTGTCAACGGCCCGCGGCGAGCGGGTCATGCGGCCGGATTTCGGCTGCAGACTGAACGAGCTGGTGTTCTCGCCCAATACCATGAGCACTGCGACCTTGCTGCGAAGCTTCATTGAAGAAGCCTTGCAGAACTGGGAGCCGCGCATTGAAGTGGACGACATTACGGTCACCCCGCGCTCAGACCGCTCTGAGCTTGAGGTGTCCATTGACTATTCAATCAGGGCCAGCAACAGCAAATATAATCTGGTCTATCCATTCTTCCTTGAAAGCGTGGGGAAATAATGCCAAACCAAATGCCTATTATTGATAAACGGGGCCAGGAACAGCTGGTTCCCGAGCTACGACGCTTAATCTACCAATACTGCAGCCGGGAATGGACGGATGTGACGGAGCTTGAGGCAGACAAGAAGGCAGATGCCCTGGTCCATATCTTCACCGGGATGATGGGCAAAGTGATCAGCCGGCTGAATCAGGCGCCTGCGAAGAACTTCACCTCCTTCCTGAATCTGATCGGCATTCATCCTACTCCGCCCCGTGCTGCCAAAGTTCCGCTGCTCTTCCGGCTGAAGCCGGATTCGGGCAGCTATAACACGGTTCCGGCCGGAACCCGGGTATCCGCCCAGCCGGAGCAGGGGGCGGAGGTGGTTTTTGAGACGGACAAGGATTTGACCGTCATTATGGCGCAGCCGGTCCGGGCGGTGAGTCTCGATCCGCAGGAGGACCAGTGGAGCAATCAGGATCATCTGCTAGCCGGGGGAGCTGCCGGCAGATCTGCCAGGCTGTTCAGAGGGGATTCGACAGTTGTCCACAGATTGTATC
The window above is part of the Paenibacillus sp. FSL H8-0048 genome. Proteins encoded here:
- a CDS encoding phage baseplate assembly protein V codes for the protein MSEGPGISNFMDSIMNEGRIFGVMVGIVINNDSANHADKPGPGRVKVKIPLMGMPESNWARMASWMAGKERGAFCLPEVEDEVLVAFENGDVNRPYIIGSLWNGQDLPPETNKDGKNNIRLFKSRSGHVLRFADTKGEESITLTSAKGHVIRLDDKGGAEQIRISDKSGKNRIILDAKANKVSVSAGADIEISAGGKLSLSAKSIDMKSSAGTAIEASAGMEVKAAASMTIKGSVVNIN
- a CDS encoding PAAR domain-containing protein, translating into MGQPAAKQGDRILATDTHTVMLPAGGGLVPTPLPHPFTGILDGALSTNVKIMGQPAATMDSTATNMPAHVPQGGPFQKPPTNKGTISAGSATVFINGKKAARNGDPALTCNDPADLPAGKVSAAGTVLLGG
- a CDS encoding GPW/gp25 family protein translates to MEVVDFLGRGWTYPPAVQRGSVRSSGGEDSIRESIILILSTARGERVMRPDFGCRLNELVFSPNTMSTATLLRSFIEEALQNWEPRIEVDDITVTPRSDRSELEVSIDYSIRASNSKYNLVYPFFLESVGK